A portion of the uncultured Bacteroides sp. genome contains these proteins:
- a CDS encoding RagB/SusD family nutrient uptake outer membrane protein gives MKLTKILSISVTSLFLLTACDLEEKTFTFVSGDDVAASGSYDQLVSGAYLTLEFPFEWGSYAELVNFDCDYQTGPAWAFGAIGAGNFYNDGSNNNVFKYYSQSVHRANYHYYLVNKITGISGKIKNNALGELRFLKAWSLFQLVQLYGPIPLFKTSISEANDPEQPRSSVKEVYEHIIETLKEAEMLLTPRTDAEYQKGHVCRGTAKALLAKVYATIGSASMKSGKIAVKGGPGSKTNPDGTTSRLMPISIIHEKNQVAGYGDFDSQEYYRLAKEKAWEVIQDGEFKLASSQKELWSPSYKNGPEFEFCLQTVNGNGTLYYNYVSVDYLGYANPVYNGEWSNGYYVQRDHWLQTFDDWGDDRINWGILHRIPTSYNANTGKMQYSFYPERDSVYVRKGEKGYDKADVVASGAHLYGSKLMKFSAVTTPMDGNRNDFNWPYMRYAETLLIYAEADNEINNGPSQTALGVVSELNKRNNSMTAIERNAKSSFTQETFRSYILEERAKEFAAEGIRRIDLIRWGIYLQVMNAIGTTDENGIIKRREEKHLLLPLPLNEVNANPYIQTNNPGW, from the coding sequence ATGAAACTTACAAAAATATTGAGTATTTCTGTAACAAGCCTGTTTCTGCTGACAGCTTGTGATTTGGAAGAGAAGACTTTTACTTTTGTATCAGGAGATGATGTTGCTGCTTCAGGTAGCTATGATCAACTTGTTTCCGGTGCATATCTTACTTTAGAATTCCCATTTGAATGGGGAAGCTATGCTGAATTAGTCAATTTTGACTGTGATTATCAAACAGGTCCAGCTTGGGCATTTGGTGCCATAGGTGCTGGTAATTTCTATAATGATGGCTCAAATAATAATGTTTTCAAATATTATAGTCAGTCCGTGCACAGGGCAAATTATCATTATTATTTAGTAAATAAAATAACTGGAATTTCCGGTAAAATAAAGAATAATGCATTGGGTGAACTAAGGTTTTTGAAAGCATGGTCTTTATTTCAACTAGTCCAACTCTACGGCCCAATTCCTTTATTTAAAACGTCTATTTCAGAAGCTAATGATCCAGAACAACCTCGTTCGTCAGTTAAGGAGGTATATGAGCATATCATTGAGACGTTGAAAGAAGCGGAGATGTTGTTGACGCCTCGCACAGATGCCGAATATCAAAAGGGACACGTCTGTCGTGGTACCGCCAAGGCATTATTGGCAAAGGTTTATGCAACGATCGGCTCTGCTTCAATGAAAAGTGGTAAGATAGCAGTAAAGGGGGGGCCTGGCTCGAAAACAAATCCAGATGGAACAACTTCGCGATTGATGCCTATTTCTATTATTCATGAGAAGAATCAAGTAGCAGGCTATGGCGATTTTGATTCTCAGGAATATTATCGTTTGGCCAAAGAAAAGGCTTGGGAAGTAATCCAAGATGGAGAATTTAAGTTAGCATCCAGTCAAAAAGAACTTTGGAGTCCTTCTTATAAAAATGGTCCAGAGTTTGAGTTCTGTCTACAAACGGTGAACGGCAATGGAACTCTTTATTATAATTACGTTTCTGTAGATTATTTAGGTTATGCTAATCCTGTATATAATGGAGAGTGGAGCAACGGTTATTATGTACAAAGAGATCATTGGTTACAAACTTTTGATGATTGGGGGGATGATCGTATTAATTGGGGTATATTGCATCGTATTCCGACTTCTTACAATGCAAATACGGGAAAGATGCAATATAGTTTTTATCCGGAACGTGATAGTGTATACGTACGAAAAGGGGAAAAAGGCTATGACAAAGCCGATGTTGTAGCTAGTGGGGCCCATCTGTATGGCTCCAAATTGATGAAATTCTCAGCGGTGACAACTCCAATGGATGGCAATCGCAATGATTTTAATTGGCCGTATATGCGTTATGCTGAAACTCTATTGATTTATGCGGAAGCAGATAACGAGATAAATAATGGCCCTTCTCAGACAGCTTTGGGTGTTGTCTCTGAATTAAATAAACGTAATAACAGTATGACGGCAATTGAGCGAAATGCTAAGAGCTCTTTTACACAAGAAACCTTCCGCTCATATATTCTGGAAGAGCGTGCTAAGGAGTTTGCTGCAGAAGGAATTCGCCGAATAGACTTGATTCGTTGGGGTATCTATTTGCAAGTTATGAACGCCATTGGAACAACAGATGAAAATGGTATCATTAAGAGGCGTGAAGAGAAGCATTTGTTATTGCCACTTCCGCTTAATGAGGTAAATGCTAATCCTTACATTCAAACAAACAACCCAGGATGGTAA
- a CDS encoding glycoside hydrolase family 27 protein gives MKNKLLLSFTILWACLYVNADSPDTLALTPPMGWNSWNCFSCDINEQQIKNVADLIVSSGMKDAGYKYVNVDDCWQVGRDRNGNILVDSLRFPSGIKALADYIHSKGLKFGIYSCAGSLTCAGRPGSRGYQYQDARTYAQWGVDYLKYDWCYEEAQTPQGAYRTMSDALKASGRSIVFSICEWGNSQPWKWAKGIGHLWRTTGDIINAFKGTMYGGGSGVVEIIDQNADLYPYAGPGHWNDPDMLQVGNGVLTMDENRSHFTMWCMLAAPLLAGNDLRSMDKETLSILTNKDVLAVDQDELGMQGRRYMKIGEHEVWVKQLKNGEAAVCFFNRSEQPWKLSYKFEKENYSFADIRFWELEYDVRDLWKGKYIGTSKDNLKQEIPIHGVLLLKLIPKRRN, from the coding sequence ATGAAAAATAAATTATTATTATCTTTTACTATACTATGGGCATGTTTGTATGTAAATGCGGATAGTCCTGATACATTAGCATTGACTCCTCCTATGGGTTGGAATAGTTGGAATTGTTTTAGCTGTGATATTAACGAACAGCAGATAAAAAATGTGGCAGATTTGATTGTTTCTAGCGGAATGAAAGATGCCGGATATAAATATGTAAATGTTGATGATTGTTGGCAGGTAGGGAGAGATAGAAATGGGAATATACTTGTTGACTCACTGCGTTTCCCTTCTGGCATAAAAGCGTTAGCTGATTATATACATTCCAAAGGGCTGAAATTTGGTATATATTCTTGCGCCGGTTCATTAACTTGTGCCGGACGCCCTGGAAGTCGTGGCTATCAATATCAGGATGCCCGCACCTATGCCCAATGGGGTGTGGATTATTTGAAATATGACTGGTGTTATGAAGAGGCTCAGACTCCACAAGGAGCCTATCGTACGATGAGTGATGCATTGAAAGCCTCTGGACGCTCTATTGTTTTCTCCATCTGTGAATGGGGCAATAGCCAACCATGGAAATGGGCAAAAGGGATCGGTCATTTGTGGAGAACCACAGGAGATATCATTAATGCTTTTAAAGGAACTATGTACGGGGGAGGATCTGGTGTTGTTGAAATTATTGACCAAAATGCAGATTTATATCCTTATGCGGGGCCAGGACATTGGAATGATCCCGATATGTTGCAGGTCGGTAATGGAGTACTAACTATGGATGAAAATCGCTCGCATTTTACGATGTGGTGCATGCTGGCTGCTCCTCTATTGGCTGGAAATGATTTGCGAAGCATGGATAAAGAAACATTGAGTATTTTAACAAATAAAGATGTTCTTGCGGTGGACCAAGATGAATTAGGGATGCAAGGACGGCGTTACATGAAAATAGGAGAACATGAAGTGTGGGTAAAACAGCTTAAAAATGGTGAAGCTGCCGTTTGCTTTTTTAATAGAAGTGAACAACCTTGGAAGTTGAGCTATAAATTTGAAAAAGAAAATTATAGTTTTGCTGATATTCGTTTTTGGGAATTGGAATATGATGTTCGTGATCTTTGGAAAGGTAAATATATAGGAACTTCTAAAGATAATCTTAAACAGGAAATTCCGATCCATGGAGTTCTTTTGCTGAAGCTAATTCCTAAAAGGAGAAATTGA
- a CDS encoding glycan-binding surface protein produces MRSIINFKNIWLVGVFFFALLLVACSDDEENVSSITLSSITTTKDLNTPIAEAALGDFIAIHGVGLNIHNIDSVLVNDVSVDMDEVYTENNILYMKIPVKLPVKETDKVYVCNKAGRNEYPLKTLAPDLYVERMFNEYTKPGDTIMIYGNFFHLYEIDSLNAVVDFNGKISKVISSADNYLTVKVPTDVDKNIKVKVKGLKYGVEATCSGRYYDQECMIMDFDELMSDNPANVITDQKDKQRFSGNFLRIDDKSAWSSWWYIAEKSDVPFTDDMLNNPENYVVKCEFRTANQFVNGKIKFYNYLFWDAAPMEWGPTDFVFQNFNRWETIKLPFVVNRSSTYTDNSYYHSFNMRIEIDQSIARNFSLDNIRVCKKSD; encoded by the coding sequence ATGAGAAGTATAATTAATTTTAAGAATATATGGCTGGTTGGAGTCTTTTTCTTCGCACTGCTGTTGGTTGCATGTTCGGACGATGAAGAGAATGTGAGCTCAATCACTCTTTCTTCTATAACTACAACAAAAGATCTTAATACTCCTATTGCAGAAGCTGCCTTGGGTGATTTTATAGCCATTCATGGTGTGGGATTGAATATTCATAATATTGATTCAGTTTTAGTGAATGATGTGTCTGTGGATATGGATGAAGTTTACACGGAGAATAATATACTTTATATGAAAATTCCTGTAAAATTACCAGTTAAGGAAACGGATAAGGTTTATGTGTGTAATAAAGCAGGTCGTAATGAATATCCATTGAAGACTTTAGCGCCAGATCTTTATGTGGAACGTATGTTCAATGAATATACCAAGCCAGGTGATACAATAATGATTTATGGTAATTTCTTTCATCTATATGAAATTGATTCATTGAATGCAGTTGTTGATTTCAATGGGAAAATTTCTAAAGTTATTTCATCTGCTGATAATTATTTGACAGTGAAGGTTCCAACAGATGTTGATAAAAATATAAAAGTAAAGGTAAAAGGTTTAAAATATGGTGTAGAAGCCACATGTTCAGGACGTTACTATGACCAAGAGTGTATGATCATGGATTTTGATGAACTGATGTCTGATAATCCTGCAAATGTGATTACCGATCAAAAAGATAAACAACGGTTTAGTGGCAACTTTTTACGAATTGATGATAAATCGGCATGGAGTAGCTGGTGGTATATTGCAGAAAAAAGTGATGTGCCTTTTACCGATGATATGCTTAATAACCCCGAGAATTATGTGGTTAAGTGCGAATTTAGAACAGCAAACCAATTTGTAAACGGCAAAATTAAGTTCTATAATTATCTTTTCTGGGATGCAGCTCCTATGGAATGGGGGCCTACTGATTTTGTATTCCAAAACTTTAATCGATGGGAAACAATAAAGTTACCGTTTGTTGTGAATCGTTCAAGTACGTATACTGATAACTCTTATTATCATTCATTCAATATGCGTATTGAGATAGATCAAAGTATTGCTCGAAACTTTTCATTGGACAATATTCGTGTTTGCAAGAAAAGTGATTAA
- a CDS encoding NPCBM/NEW2 domain-containing protein yields the protein MKTTRRGVLLTIWVMASCIFQSCYNGLKKDLWLDELGQNPGYVQDWGTPQMNQSVVLTPLTVNGVVYKRGIGAHSISRMLFELKGKAVSISGLAGADDNNIYAGKLQFKIVGDRKELWASGVMKKGDPVKEFNVKLSGVEKLLLLVEEAGDGIMYDHADWLDVKIVTHGDVKPMPAWPKPIDKERYIMTPEAPEAPRINNSLVYGARPGNPFLWNVMATGKRPMTFEANGLPDGLKIDTTTGFITGKTEIRGNFRVRLKATSEKGTDQKEVLLKIGDEIALTPPMGWNSWNCWGLSVNDALVRDAARMMKEKLHDYGWTYINVDDGWEAPERTENGEILSNDKFPDFKTLTEYIHSLGLKFGIYSSPGIKTCGNHVGSYRHEEIDARTWSKWGVDYLKYDHCGYLEIQKDAKEKTIQEPYIVMRKALDKVDRDIVYCVGYGAPNVWKWADESGGNLWRTTRDITDEWNVVTAIGCFQDVCAGATAPGKYNDPDMLVVGKLGKGWGAKVHDSYLTPDEQYSHISLWCLLSAPMLIGCDMGNMDDFTLNLLTNNEVIAVNQDSLVAPASKIIVENGQIWSKKLSDGSYAVGFFQMNPYFILWDQDKAEAIQMKNYDFRLNFKKLGITGKAVVRDLWRQKDLGLFNGYFQTKVPYHGVTLVKVTPVK from the coding sequence ATGAAGACAACAAGAAGAGGGGTGCTGTTAACTATTTGGGTAATGGCTTCGTGTATTTTTCAATCTTGCTATAATGGTCTCAAAAAAGATCTTTGGTTGGATGAACTGGGGCAAAATCCCGGTTATGTACAGGATTGGGGCACGCCTCAAATGAATCAGTCAGTCGTATTAACTCCTTTAACTGTGAATGGGGTTGTTTATAAGAGGGGAATTGGAGCCCATTCTATTAGCCGTATGCTGTTTGAATTAAAAGGAAAAGCGGTTTCCATATCTGGTTTAGCTGGGGCAGATGATAATAATATTTATGCTGGAAAGCTTCAGTTTAAAATTGTAGGCGACCGTAAAGAACTTTGGGCAAGTGGAGTGATGAAGAAAGGTGATCCCGTGAAAGAATTTAATGTCAAGTTGTCTGGTGTTGAGAAGTTATTACTATTAGTGGAAGAGGCTGGTGACGGTATCATGTACGATCATGCGGATTGGTTAGATGTGAAAATTGTTACGCATGGTGACGTAAAGCCGATGCCAGCTTGGCCTAAACCTATTGATAAAGAAAGGTATATTATGACACCTGAGGCTCCGGAGGCTCCACGAATCAATAATTCTTTGGTATATGGTGCTCGTCCTGGTAATCCATTCTTGTGGAATGTTATGGCTACAGGTAAACGACCGATGACTTTTGAAGCTAATGGACTGCCCGATGGATTGAAAATAGATACTACTACTGGTTTTATTACTGGAAAAACAGAGATCAGAGGTAATTTCAGAGTAAGGCTAAAGGCTACTAGCGAAAAAGGTACTGATCAGAAAGAAGTTCTATTGAAGATAGGTGATGAGATAGCCTTGACTCCACCGATGGGTTGGAATAGTTGGAATTGTTGGGGGCTTTCCGTCAATGATGCGCTAGTGCGTGATGCTGCTCGCATGATGAAGGAGAAGTTGCATGATTACGGATGGACTTATATTAATGTTGATGACGGATGGGAAGCTCCTGAACGCACAGAGAACGGTGAAATACTTTCTAACGACAAGTTCCCTGATTTTAAAACATTGACAGAATATATTCATTCTTTAGGATTAAAGTTCGGAATATACTCTTCTCCGGGTATAAAAACTTGTGGAAATCATGTGGGTAGTTATCGACATGAGGAAATAGATGCTAGAACTTGGAGTAAATGGGGGGTGGATTATCTTAAGTATGATCATTGTGGTTATTTGGAAATTCAGAAAGATGCTAAAGAGAAAACAATTCAAGAACCTTATATCGTGATGCGTAAAGCTTTGGATAAAGTCGATCGCGATATTGTTTATTGTGTGGGTTATGGCGCTCCTAATGTCTGGAAATGGGCTGATGAATCTGGGGGCAATTTGTGGCGGACAACACGTGATATTACGGATGAGTGGAATGTTGTAACAGCTATTGGGTGCTTTCAAGATGTTTGTGCTGGAGCAACTGCTCCTGGTAAGTATAATGATCCTGATATGTTGGTTGTTGGTAAGTTAGGGAAGGGATGGGGAGCAAAAGTGCACGATTCTTATCTTACACCTGATGAACAATATTCTCATATTTCTTTGTGGTGTCTTTTGTCTGCTCCGATGTTAATTGGCTGTGATATGGGCAATATGGATGACTTTACACTCAATCTATTGACTAATAATGAAGTTATTGCTGTTAATCAAGATTCATTAGTAGCTCCTGCGTCTAAAATTATAGTGGAAAATGGGCAGATTTGGTCAAAAAAATTATCAGATGGTTCTTATGCTGTCGGTTTTTTCCAAATGAATCCCTACTTTATCTTGTGGGATCAGGATAAGGCGGAAGCTATACAGATGAAAAATTATGATTTCAGACTTAATTTTAAAAAACTGGGCATTACTGGAAAAGCTGTAGTTCGCGATTTATGGAGGCAAAAGGATCTGGGCCTATTTAATGGCTATTTCCAAACCAAAGTACCTTATCATGGCGTGACTCTCGTGAAGGTAACGCCTGTAAAATAA